A region of Sulfitobacter faviae DNA encodes the following proteins:
- a CDS encoding ABC transporter ATP-binding protein has protein sequence MLDAANTNDVAVDNLLEVNNIEVIYNHVILVLKGVSLNVPKGGITALLGGNGAGKTTTLKAISGLLASERGEVTKGSIKYRGGAIQHQDPAEIVKQGVVQVMEGRHCFEHLTIEENLLTGAYTRSDGNAAIQQDLEMVYNYFPRLKERRRSQAGYTSGGEQQMCAIGRALMSRPETILLDEPSMGLAPQLVEQIFEIVKSVNEQEGVTFLLAEQNTNVALRFAHYGYILESGRVVMDGPAKDLRENQDVKEFYLGMSDEGRKSFRDVRSYRRRKRWLS, from the coding sequence ATGCTGGATGCCGCCAACACCAATGACGTCGCAGTCGACAACCTGCTCGAGGTCAACAATATCGAGGTGATCTACAACCACGTCATCCTCGTGCTGAAGGGCGTCAGCCTGAATGTGCCCAAGGGCGGCATCACCGCGCTTCTGGGCGGCAACGGCGCGGGCAAGACAACGACGCTCAAGGCGATCTCGGGGCTGCTGGCCTCGGAACGTGGCGAGGTCACCAAGGGCTCGATCAAGTACCGCGGCGGCGCGATCCAGCATCAGGACCCCGCCGAGATCGTGAAACAGGGGGTCGTGCAGGTCATGGAAGGCCGGCACTGTTTTGAGCACCTCACCATCGAGGAAAACCTGCTCACCGGCGCCTATACGCGCAGCGACGGCAATGCCGCGATCCAGCAGGACCTTGAGATGGTCTATAACTATTTCCCCCGTCTGAAGGAGCGCCGCCGCTCACAGGCCGGATATACCTCGGGCGGCGAGCAGCAGATGTGCGCCATCGGCCGCGCGCTGATGTCGCGGCCCGAGACGATCCTTCTGGACGAGCCGTCGATGGGTCTGGCCCCGCAGCTGGTAGAGCAGATCTTCGAGATCGTGAAATCGGTCAACGAACAGGAGGGCGTGACCTTCCTGCTGGCCGAGCAGAACACCAACGTCGCCCTGCGTTTCGCGCATTACGGCTACATCCTCGAATCCGGGCGCGTGGTGATGGACGGTCCCGCCAAAGACCTGCGCGAGAACCAGGACGTGAAAGAATTCTACCTCGGCATGTCCGACGAAGGCCGCAAAAGCTTCCGCGACGTGCGCAGCTACCGCCGCCGCAAGCGCTGGCTCAGCTAA
- a CDS encoding branched-chain amino acid ABC transporter permease, producing the protein MFYREAGDFNTSYAQDQQTFPIRFDRYRYYLVLFIAVFVVPFVVNDYWVNSLFLPFLIYAIAAIGLNILVGYCGQVSLGTGGFMAVGAYACYKLMTAMPEVSMFIHILLAGGITAAVGALFGLPSLRIKGFYLAVATLAAQFFLVWLFNRVPWFYNYSASGQISAPERDTFGILITGPNTEAWATYMFCLIFTVGSALVARNLTRGSVGRKWMAIRDMDIAAEIIGVNPLRAKLTAFAVSSFFIGISGALFFSIYLGAVEVGEAFGINKSFLVLFMIIIGGLGSIFGSFAGAAFLVLLPVLLKIVGVDWLGWPTDIVAHLQLVIVGGLIVVFLIAEPHGLAQLWRVAKEKLRLWPFPH; encoded by the coding sequence ATGTTCTATCGTGAAGCGGGCGATTTCAACACATCCTACGCCCAGGACCAGCAGACCTTCCCGATCCGGTTCGACCGGTACCGCTACTATCTGGTGCTGTTCATCGCGGTCTTTGTCGTGCCCTTCGTGGTCAACGACTACTGGGTGAACTCGCTGTTCCTGCCCTTCCTGATCTACGCCATCGCGGCGATCGGGCTGAACATCCTCGTGGGTTATTGCGGGCAGGTGAGCCTCGGCACCGGGGGCTTCATGGCGGTGGGGGCCTACGCCTGTTACAAGCTGATGACGGCCATGCCCGAGGTCAGCATGTTCATCCACATCCTGCTGGCGGGCGGCATCACCGCGGCGGTGGGCGCGCTCTTCGGCCTGCCGTCCTTGCGGATCAAGGGCTTTTACCTTGCCGTGGCCACGCTGGCGGCGCAGTTCTTCCTCGTGTGGCTGTTCAACCGGGTGCCGTGGTTCTACAACTACTCCGCCTCTGGCCAGATTAGCGCGCCCGAGCGGGACACCTTCGGCATCCTGATCACCGGCCCCAATACCGAAGCCTGGGCGACCTATATGTTCTGCCTGATCTTCACTGTGGGCTCGGCGCTGGTGGCACGCAACCTGACGCGCGGCTCGGTGGGCCGTAAGTGGATGGCCATCCGCGACATGGACATCGCCGCCGAGATCATCGGGGTGAACCCGCTGCGCGCCAAGCTCACGGCCTTTGCGGTCAGCTCCTTCTTCATCGGCATCTCCGGCGCGTTGTTCTTCTCGATCTACCTCGGCGCGGTGGAAGTGGGCGAAGCCTTTGGCATCAACAAATCGTTCCTCGTGCTCTTCATGATCATCATCGGGGGCTTGGGCAGCATCTTCGGCAGCTTCGCCGGGGCGGCGTTCCTTGTACTGTTGCCTGTCTTGCTCAAGATCGTCGGCGTGGACTGGCTGGGCTGGCCCACGGATATCGTGGCGCATTTGCAGCTGGTGATCGTGGGCGGGCTGATCGTGGTCTTCCTGATCGCAGAGCCGCACGGGCTGGCGCAGCTGTGGCGCGTGGCCAAGGAAAAACTGAGATTGTGGCCCTTCCCGCACTAA
- a CDS encoding Fe(3+) ABC transporter substrate-binding protein, giving the protein MTFCKTSTAAAALMALALPALADGELNLYSSRHYDTDERLYSDFTEATGITINRIEGKADELLARMEAEGANSPADVLLTVDTSRLKRAKDLGLLQAVESETLEERIPSNLQDDDNQWFGLSQRARIIFFNKETMDNPPETYMDLADPAYKGQVCIRSSTNTYNQTLLASIVTHEGEEAATEWAQGVVDNMARAPQGGDTDQLRGIVSGECDIAVSNSYYFARAIRTDVDGVSADIGKIGVIWPDQEGNGAHMNLSGGGVAKNAPNRENAVKFLEYLASDQAQVYFSAGNDEFPTVEGVELADSVKQLGEFKADDVNLSDVAENIGTAQKIFNSVGWE; this is encoded by the coding sequence ATGACCTTCTGCAAAACATCGACTGCCGCCGCCGCGCTGATGGCGCTGGCCCTGCCGGCGCTGGCCGATGGCGAGTTGAACCTCTACTCTTCGCGTCACTACGACACCGATGAGCGGCTCTACTCCGACTTTACCGAAGCGACCGGCATCACCATCAACCGCATCGAAGGCAAGGCCGACGAACTGCTGGCGCGTATGGAAGCCGAAGGCGCGAACTCCCCCGCCGACGTCCTGCTGACCGTGGACACAAGCCGCCTCAAACGCGCCAAGGACTTGGGCCTGCTGCAAGCCGTCGAGAGCGAGACGCTGGAAGAGCGCATCCCCTCCAACCTGCAAGACGACGACAACCAGTGGTTCGGCCTGTCGCAGCGTGCGCGGATCATCTTCTTCAACAAAGAGACGATGGACAACCCGCCCGAGACCTACATGGACCTCGCCGATCCGGCGTACAAAGGTCAGGTCTGCATCCGGTCCTCGACCAACACCTACAACCAGACCCTGCTGGCCTCTATCGTGACCCATGAGGGCGAAGAAGCCGCGACCGAATGGGCGCAGGGCGTGGTCGACAACATGGCGCGCGCCCCGCAGGGCGGCGACACCGACCAGCTGCGCGGCATCGTTTCCGGTGAGTGCGACATCGCGGTCTCCAACAGCTACTATTTCGCCCGTGCGATCCGCACCGATGTCGATGGCGTCAGCGCCGATATCGGCAAGATCGGCGTGATCTGGCCGGATCAGGAAGGCAACGGCGCGCATATGAACCTCTCGGGCGGCGGTGTGGCCAAGAACGCGCCGAACCGTGAGAACGCGGTGAAGTTCCTTGAGTATCTCGCCTCGGATCAGGCGCAGGTCTACTTCTCGGCGGGCAACGACGAATTCCCCACCGTGGAAGGCGTGGAGCTGGCCGACAGCGTGAAGCAGTTGGGTGAATTCAAGGCCGACGACGTGAATCTGTCGGACGTGGCCGAGAACATCGGCACCGCGCAGAAGATCTTCAACTCGGTCGGCTGGGAATAA
- a CDS encoding c-type cytochrome produces the protein MNKKIGAGAAAALVLAGGYIWWQSEETPAPTASGAAMVKVTVPESLSGPAQIGARAFEAKCAACHGVNAAGREGVGPPLIHKIYEPSHHGDASFMVAATNGVRQHHWSFGNMPPVEGITPAEVKSIVTYVREVQRANGID, from the coding sequence ATGAACAAGAAAATCGGAGCAGGCGCAGCGGCGGCACTGGTCTTGGCAGGCGGGTATATCTGGTGGCAGAGCGAAGAGACTCCGGCCCCCACTGCCAGCGGCGCGGCCATGGTGAAGGTCACCGTGCCAGAGAGCCTGAGCGGACCCGCGCAGATCGGCGCACGGGCGTTCGAGGCAAAATGCGCCGCCTGCCACGGGGTCAACGCCGCCGGGCGCGAGGGGGTTGGTCCGCCGCTGATCCATAAGATTTATGAGCCCAGCCACCACGGCGATGCATCCTTCATGGTCGCGGCCACCAATGGCGTGCGCCAGCATCACTGGTCTTTCGGCAATATGCCTCCGGTCGAAGGGATTACCCCGGCAGAGGTGAAATCCATCGTGACCTATGTGCGCGAAGTGCAGCGCGCCAATGGGATCGACTAG
- a CDS encoding ABC transporter substrate-binding protein produces MKYKLGTLAVAGLMAASPVMADLVFPSLSYRTGPYAAGGIPFADGYADYFTLLNERDGGIGGEPIRVPECETAYNTEKGVECYESTKGEGALVYQPLSTGITYQLIPKVTADDISMLTSGLGRTSAKNGNVFSHVFNFPANYWDGASVAVKHIMEQEGGSLEGKKIALVYHNSAYGKEPIRTLQELSKKHGFELKEVPVDHPGQEQKSQWLQIRRDKPDYVIMYGWGVMNQVAVQEAANIRFPMDKFIGIWWSGSENDVLAAGAKADGYKALTFHNVGSDYPLYDDLQKYVVDAGKAAGAGDQVGSVLYNRGIYAAMLVAEAARTAQEIHGVTDITSGQMRDGMEQLEITEEKMAALGLPDFGPEFSVTCENHGGEGFVAVTQWDAEAKEWNLVSDFMQSDQDVIQPLIDADSSAYAEENAIEGNC; encoded by the coding sequence ATGAAATACAAACTGGGAACACTGGCCGTAGCTGGCCTGATGGCCGCAAGCCCTGTGATGGCGGACCTTGTCTTTCCGTCGCTGAGCTATCGCACCGGGCCCTATGCCGCGGGCGGCATCCCCTTCGCCGACGGCTATGCCGATTACTTCACCCTGCTCAACGAGCGTGACGGCGGCATCGGTGGCGAGCCTATCCGCGTCCCGGAATGCGAGACTGCCTATAACACCGAGAAGGGCGTGGAATGCTACGAATCCACCAAAGGTGAAGGCGCGTTGGTGTACCAGCCGCTCTCGACCGGCATTACCTACCAGTTGATCCCCAAGGTCACCGCCGATGACATCTCGATGCTGACCTCCGGTCTGGGCCGTACCTCGGCCAAGAACGGCAATGTCTTCAGCCATGTCTTCAACTTCCCGGCCAACTATTGGGATGGCGCCTCGGTCGCGGTGAAACACATCATGGAGCAGGAGGGCGGCAGCCTTGAGGGCAAGAAGATCGCGCTGGTCTACCACAACTCTGCCTATGGCAAGGAGCCGATCCGCACCCTGCAGGAACTGAGCAAGAAACATGGTTTCGAGCTGAAGGAAGTGCCCGTCGACCACCCCGGTCAGGAGCAGAAATCACAGTGGCTGCAAATCCGCCGTGACAAGCCCGACTATGTGATCATGTACGGTTGGGGCGTGATGAACCAAGTTGCCGTTCAGGAAGCCGCCAACATCCGCTTCCCGATGGACAAGTTCATCGGCATCTGGTGGTCCGGCTCCGAGAACGACGTGCTGGCCGCGGGCGCCAAGGCCGATGGCTACAAGGCGCTGACCTTCCACAACGTCGGCTCCGACTATCCGCTCTATGACGACCTTCAGAAATACGTTGTCGACGCGGGCAAAGCCGCGGGCGCGGGCGATCAGGTCGGCTCCGTTCTGTACAACCGTGGCATCTACGCCGCGATGCTGGTGGCCGAGGCCGCGCGCACTGCGCAGGAGATTCACGGCGTGACCGACATCACCAGCGGCCAAATGCGCGACGGGATGGAGCAGCTCGAGATCACCGAAGAGAAGATGGCGGCGCTTGGCCTGCCGGACTTCGGACCTGAGTTCAGCGTCACTTGTGAGAACCACGGCGGCGAAGGCTTCGTGGCCGTGACCCAGTGGGATGCCGAGGCCAAGGAATGGAACCTCGTGTCGGACTTCATGCAGTCCGATCAGGACGTGATCCAGCCGCTGATCGATGCCGACAGCTCGGCCTATGCCGAGGAAAACGCCATCGAGGGCAACTGCTAA
- a CDS encoding ABC transporter ATP-binding protein, with translation MKDQADSYVTDDGRTIGPTVMEMKNITLRFGGVEAIKDISFDIREGEIRAIIGPNGAGKSSMLNVISGFYVPQEGEVWYKGAKRPPMKPYQVAQQGIARTFQNIALFEGMSVLDNVMTGRLTQMKTGMLAQSFWKGPAEREEIENREIAEKVIDFLEIQAIRKTPVARLPYGLKKRVELARALAAEPTILLLDEPMAGMNVEEKEDMSRFILDVNDEFGTTIALIEHDMGVVMDLSDRVVVMDYGRKIGDGSPDEVRNNQEVIDAYLGVAHD, from the coding sequence GTGAAAGATCAGGCTGACAGCTATGTCACCGACGACGGCCGCACCATCGGCCCGACGGTGATGGAGATGAAGAACATCACCCTGCGCTTCGGCGGCGTGGAGGCGATCAAGGATATTTCCTTCGACATCCGCGAGGGCGAAATCCGCGCGATCATCGGGCCGAACGGGGCGGGCAAGTCCTCGATGCTGAACGTGATCAGCGGCTTCTACGTGCCCCAAGAGGGCGAGGTCTGGTACAAGGGCGCCAAGCGGCCCCCGATGAAACCCTATCAGGTGGCCCAGCAGGGCATCGCCCGGACCTTCCAGAACATCGCGCTTTTCGAGGGCATGTCGGTGCTCGACAACGTGATGACGGGGCGTCTGACGCAGATGAAGACCGGGATGCTGGCGCAGTCCTTCTGGAAAGGCCCGGCCGAGCGTGAAGAGATTGAGAACCGCGAGATCGCCGAAAAGGTCATCGACTTCCTTGAGATTCAGGCGATCCGCAAGACACCCGTGGCGCGTCTGCCCTACGGTCTGAAGAAACGGGTCGAGCTGGCCCGCGCGCTGGCCGCCGAGCCGACGATCCTGCTGTTGGACGAGCCGATGGCGGGCATGAACGTCGAAGAGAAAGAGGACATGAGCCGCTTCATCCTCGACGTGAACGACGAGTTCGGCACCACCATCGCGCTGATCGAACATGACATGGGCGTGGTCATGGACCTGTCCGACCGCGTGGTCGTGATGGATTACGGCCGCAAGATCGGCGACGGCTCGCCCGACGAGGTGCGCAACAACCAAGAGGTGATCGACGCCTATCTGGGGGTGGCCCATGACTGA
- a CDS encoding AMP-binding protein — protein MAKPLTRADGPQSVPALLHRNASEFANAPAYREKEYGIWQSWTWSQTRDEVEALALGFLELGLNEGDFVAIIGRNRPYLYWAMMAAQMAGAVPVPLYQDANAEEMAYVMGHCGARLAVVGDQEQVDKIIEVQDQLPDFERMIYLDPRGLRKYDHSKLDQYTAVQEMGRANREKHIAELEARQAKLDYDSTGVMLYTSGTTGKPKGVVLSNRNVIETAKSSSEFDDLKRNDEILAYLPMAWVGDFIFSVGQALWTGFCTNCPESADTMHVDLREIGPTYYFAPPRVFETQLTSVMIRMEDASRFKKWLFDTFMAHARKVGPAILDGKKVSAWDRAKYALGELMIYGPLKNTLGFSRVRVGYTAGEAIGPEIFDFYRSLGINLKQLYGQTEATVFITAQPDGEVRSDTVGVTCPGVELKIADNGEVFYRSPGVFVEYYKNPESTADTKDPEGWVATGDAGFIEESSGHLRIIDRAKDVGQMADGSLFAPKYVENKLKFFPNILEAVVFGNQRTECTAFINIDLTAVGNWAERNNIGYASYQELARHPQVMDTIQSHVEEVNRSVAEDEMLSGCQVHRFVVLHKELDADDGELTRTRKVRRKIIEEKYADIIAALYDGSDKVSTETEVTYEDGRKGSIKATLEIREAAVQPVSRRMAAE, from the coding sequence TTGGCCAAGCCGCTGACGCGTGCCGACGGACCTCAGTCCGTGCCGGCGCTGTTGCACCGCAACGCAAGTGAATTCGCAAACGCCCCCGCTTACCGGGAGAAGGAATACGGGATCTGGCAGAGCTGGACCTGGTCGCAGACCCGCGACGAGGTCGAGGCGCTGGCGCTCGGGTTTCTTGAGCTGGGGCTGAACGAGGGCGATTTCGTCGCCATCATCGGGCGCAACCGTCCCTATCTCTACTGGGCGATGATGGCAGCCCAAATGGCCGGTGCCGTGCCAGTGCCGCTCTATCAGGACGCCAATGCCGAAGAGATGGCCTATGTCATGGGCCACTGCGGCGCGCGCCTTGCCGTGGTCGGCGATCAGGAGCAGGTCGACAAGATTATTGAGGTGCAGGACCAGCTGCCCGACTTCGAGCGGATGATCTACCTCGACCCGCGCGGCCTGCGCAAATACGACCATTCCAAGCTCGACCAATATACCGCCGTGCAGGAGATGGGCCGCGCCAACCGCGAGAAACATATCGCCGAGTTGGAGGCGCGTCAGGCCAAGCTGGATTACGATTCCACCGGCGTGATGCTCTATACCTCGGGCACCACCGGCAAGCCCAAGGGCGTGGTGCTGAGCAACCGCAACGTGATCGAGACGGCGAAGTCGTCGTCGGAGTTCGACGACCTCAAGCGCAATGACGAGATCCTCGCCTATCTGCCGATGGCATGGGTGGGGGACTTCATCTTCTCCGTAGGTCAGGCGCTTTGGACCGGCTTCTGCACCAACTGCCCCGAAAGCGCCGACACGATGCATGTCGACCTGCGCGAGATTGGGCCGACCTATTACTTCGCCCCGCCGCGCGTGTTCGAGACGCAGCTCACCTCCGTCATGATCCGCATGGAGGACGCGAGCCGGTTCAAGAAGTGGCTCTTCGACACTTTCATGGCCCATGCCCGCAAGGTCGGCCCTGCCATTCTGGACGGCAAGAAAGTGTCCGCTTGGGACCGCGCGAAATACGCACTGGGCGAGTTGATGATCTATGGCCCGCTGAAGAACACCCTCGGCTTTAGCCGCGTGCGCGTGGGCTATACCGCCGGTGAGGCGATCGGCCCGGAGATCTTCGATTTCTACCGCTCGCTCGGCATCAACTTGAAGCAGCTCTACGGCCAGACCGAGGCAACGGTGTTCATCACCGCGCAGCCCGATGGCGAGGTGCGCAGCGATACCGTGGGCGTGACCTGCCCGGGCGTGGAGTTGAAAATCGCTGACAATGGCGAGGTCTTCTACCGCTCGCCGGGCGTTTTCGTGGAATACTACAAGAACCCCGAAAGCACCGCCGACACCAAGGACCCGGAAGGCTGGGTCGCCACCGGCGACGCGGGCTTCATCGAGGAAAGCTCGGGCCATCTGCGCATCATCGACCGCGCCAAGGACGTAGGCCAGATGGCCGACGGCAGCCTCTTCGCGCCGAAATACGTGGAGAACAAGCTCAAGTTCTTCCCCAACATCCTCGAGGCCGTGGTCTTCGGCAACCAGCGCACCGAATGCACCGCCTTCATCAACATCGACCTGACGGCGGTGGGCAACTGGGCCGAGCGCAACAACATCGGCTACGCCTCCTATCAGGAACTGGCGCGGCATCCGCAGGTGATGGACACGATCCAGTCCCATGTGGAGGAGGTGAACCGCTCGGTCGCCGAGGACGAGATGCTTTCGGGCTGTCAGGTGCACCGCTTCGTGGTGCTGCACAAGGAACTCGACGCCGACGATGGCGAGCTGACCCGCACCCGCAAGGTGCGCCGCAAGATCATCGAGGAGAAATACGCCGACATCATCGCCGCTCTCTATGACGGCTCCGACAAGGTCAGCACCGAGACGGAAGTGACCTACGAGGACGGCCGCAAGGGCTCGATCAAGGCGACGCTCGAAATCCGCGAGGCCGCGGTGCAGCCGGTCAGCCGCCGGATGGCAGCGGAATGA
- a CDS encoding ABC transporter permease, whose translation MTLNPASTETPHLRRARDGLRALSGVALTVALFCALPMLAVLIAALSGGTETVQHLIDTVLGRYTVTTLLLVLLVSLGTFAIGVGAAWLVTMTRFPGAKFLEIALVLPLAFPAYVLAYAYTHVLDHPGIVQTVLRDVTGWGPRDYWFPEIRSLGGAAAMLVLVLYPYVYLLARAAFLQQSGTTFLAARALGSSAWAAFFKVSLPLARPAIAGGVLLAVMETIADFGTVAYFGVQTFATGIYTSWFSMFDRAAAAQLALCLLSFALLLAMLERAQRGKAKYHDPARRTQSAPPAELKGWQAAAAIVLCGVPVLFGAVLPVVILVTMGLDSEQSLFSPRYLGFMRNSVTLAGVAAVLTVLAAISVGFYRRLRPGRVSQGAAYVARLGYAVPGGVIAVGLLVPFAAFDNALDAWMRETFDISTGLLITGSIWLLVLAYLVRFLAAALGAYEGGQSMVHANMDAAARSLGQTPLGTLRRVHLPILAPSLLTALLIVFVDVMKELPATLIMRPFNYDTLAVQAYRLASDERLNGAAVPSLVIVAMGLLPVILICRQVGRQR comes from the coding sequence ATGACGCTGAACCCCGCCTCCACCGAGACGCCCCACCTGCGCCGCGCCCGTGACGGGCTGCGCGCGCTATCGGGCGTTGCCCTGACCGTGGCCCTCTTCTGCGCGCTGCCGATGCTGGCGGTGCTGATCGCCGCCCTCAGCGGCGGGACGGAGACGGTGCAGCACCTGATCGACACGGTGCTAGGGCGCTACACGGTGACGACGCTTCTCTTGGTGCTGCTGGTCTCTCTGGGCACCTTCGCCATCGGTGTGGGGGCCGCGTGGCTGGTCACGATGACGCGTTTTCCGGGGGCGAAGTTTCTAGAGATTGCGCTGGTGCTGCCGCTGGCCTTCCCGGCCTATGTGCTGGCCTATGCCTATACCCATGTGCTGGACCATCCCGGCATCGTGCAGACGGTGCTGCGCGACGTCACCGGCTGGGGGCCGCGCGATTACTGGTTCCCTGAGATCCGCTCGCTCGGCGGGGCCGCCGCGATGCTGGTGCTGGTGCTCTATCCCTATGTTTATCTGCTGGCGCGCGCGGCCTTCCTGCAGCAGAGCGGGACGACCTTTCTGGCCGCCCGCGCGCTCGGCTCCAGCGCATGGGCCGCGTTTTTCAAGGTCAGCCTGCCGCTGGCCCGACCCGCCATTGCGGGCGGCGTGCTCTTGGCGGTGATGGAGACCATCGCCGATTTCGGCACCGTGGCCTATTTCGGCGTGCAGACCTTCGCCACCGGTATCTACACCAGCTGGTTTTCCATGTTCGACCGCGCGGCAGCGGCGCAATTGGCGCTCTGCCTGTTGAGCTTCGCCCTGCTGCTGGCGATGCTGGAACGGGCGCAGCGCGGCAAGGCCAAGTATCACGACCCCGCGCGCCGGACCCAGTCCGCGCCGCCGGCCGAGTTGAAGGGCTGGCAGGCCGCGGCGGCGATCGTGCTTTGCGGGGTGCCGGTGCTGTTTGGGGCGGTGCTGCCGGTGGTAATCCTCGTGACCATGGGGCTCGACAGTGAGCAAAGCCTGTTCAGCCCGCGCTACCTTGGTTTCATGCGCAATTCGGTGACGCTTGCGGGGGTCGCGGCGGTGCTCACGGTGCTGGCGGCGATCAGCGTGGGGTTCTACCGGCGGCTGCGCCCGGGGCGGGTCTCGCAGGGCGCGGCCTATGTGGCGCGGCTTGGCTACGCGGTGCCGGGCGGGGTGATCGCGGTGGGTCTGCTGGTGCCTTTCGCGGCCTTCGACAACGCGCTCGACGCTTGGATGCGTGAGACCTTCGATATCTCCACCGGCCTTCTGATTACCGGGTCGATCTGGCTGCTGGTGCTGGCCTATCTGGTGCGCTTTCTGGCCGCGGCGCTTGGCGCCTACGAGGGCGGGCAGTCCATGGTGCATGCCAATATGGATGCCGCCGCACGCTCGCTGGGGCAGACGCCTCTGGGTACGTTGCGCCGGGTGCATCTGCCGATCCTCGCGCCCAGCCTGCTGACCGCGCTGCTGATCGTCTTCGTCGATGTGATGAAGGAACTGCCCGCGACGCTGATCATGCGGCCGTTCAATTATGACACGCTTGCGGTGCAGGCGTATCGGTTGGCGAGTGATGAGCGGTTGAACGGGGCCGCGGTGCCGAGCCTCGTGATCGTGGCGATGGGGTTGCTGCCGGTGATCCTGATCTGCCGACAGGTGGGGCGGCAGCGGTAG
- a CDS encoding phenylacetate--CoA ligase family protein — protein sequence MLTKPHFDDLETRSADQRAADLAQALPQQIARAQGLAGYGDTLKGVDAAQITSAEALADLPVLRKSELGKAQAGQPPFGGFTTKPVHDFSHVFQSPGPIYEPSSNDPDWWRMGRFLHAAGIGAGDVVHNCFGYHLTPAGMIFESGARAVGATVLPAGTGQTELQVTAARDVGSTAYAGTPDYLKVILEKADVMGVKLNITKAAVGGGALFPSLRAFYQERGITCLQSYATADLGNIAYESPAMEGLIVDEQVIVEIVTPGTGIPVAPGEVGEVVVTTLNPDYPLIRFATGDLSAVLEGESPCGRTNMRIKGWMGRADQTTKIKGMFVRPEQVAALVAQHDEIEKARVIASREGEADVMTVQIETAGEDKDAYAQSVADLLKLKGRVELVAPGSLPRDGLVIEDTRSYD from the coding sequence ATGCTGACCAAGCCCCATTTCGACGATCTGGAAACCCGCAGCGCCGACCAACGGGCGGCCGATTTGGCGCAGGCCTTGCCGCAGCAGATCGCCCGCGCGCAGGGCTTGGCGGGCTATGGCGACACGCTCAAAGGGGTGGATGCCGCGCAGATCACCTCCGCCGAAGCGCTGGCCGATCTGCCGGTTTTGCGCAAATCCGAACTGGGCAAGGCGCAGGCCGGCCAGCCGCCCTTCGGTGGCTTCACCACCAAGCCGGTGCATGACTTCTCCCATGTCTTCCAGTCGCCCGGTCCGATTTATGAGCCTTCGAGCAACGATCCCGACTGGTGGCGCATGGGGCGGTTCCTGCATGCCGCCGGGATCGGCGCGGGCGACGTGGTGCACAATTGCTTTGGCTACCACCTGACCCCCGCGGGCATGATCTTTGAAAGCGGCGCACGCGCCGTTGGCGCCACGGTGCTGCCCGCCGGCACCGGCCAGACCGAGCTTCAGGTCACCGCCGCCCGCGACGTGGGCTCCACCGCCTATGCCGGCACGCCGGATTACCTGAAGGTGATTCTCGAAAAGGCCGATGTCATGGGGGTGAAGCTGAACATCACCAAGGCGGCGGTCGGCGGCGGGGCGCTCTTTCCCAGCCTGCGCGCCTTCTACCAGGAGCGCGGCATCACTTGCCTGCAATCCTACGCCACCGCTGACCTGGGCAATATCGCCTATGAAAGCCCGGCGATGGAGGGGCTCATCGTCGACGAGCAGGTCATCGTCGAGATCGTCACCCCCGGCACCGGCATCCCGGTCGCCCCGGGCGAGGTCGGTGAGGTGGTGGTCACCACGCTCAACCCCGATTACCCGCTTATCCGTTTCGCCACCGGCGATCTCAGCGCCGTGCTGGAGGGCGAAAGCCCCTGTGGGCGCACGAATATGCGCATCAAGGGCTGGATGGGCCGCGCCGACCAGACCACCAAGATCAAGGGCATGTTTGTCCGGCCCGAGCAGGTCGCGGCGCTGGTCGCGCAGCACGACGAGATCGAGAAGGCCCGCGTCATCGCCAGCCGCGAAGGCGAGGCCGATGTCATGACGGTGCAGATCGAGACCGCCGGAGAGGATAAGGACGCTTATGCCCAATCCGTGGCCGATCTGCTCAAGCTCAAGGGCCGTGTCGAACTGGTCGCCCCCGGCAGCCTGCCGCGCGACGGGCTGGTGATCGAGGATACCCGCAGCTACGACTGA